Proteins from a genomic interval of Mesobacillus sp. S13:
- a CDS encoding MFS transporter translates to MDHTTGAAQQPQGTEKIWSKDFVFIFLANFFIFLGFQMTLPTIPLFVEHLGGNDQLIGFVVGIFTFSALLVRPFAGRMLETKGRGFIYLTGLAVFVVSVGSFGFATGIAFLFLMRIIQGVGWGFSTTASGTIATDLIPPRRRGEGMGYFGLSGNVALAMGPTLGLALAAAITFKQLFLISAFLGLAAFLLASRITYKKAEKTEETTEKRRWDVYEKSALQPSLLLLFITTTFGGIASFLPLYSAQKGIAGIEWYFFIFAMTLMLSRSFAGKLYDKKGHGAVFLPGTVLIMIAMILLAWLPNSLVMFIAAGLYGFGFGSVQPALQAWAVQDAPMNRKGMANATFFSFFDLGVGVGAMTFGQIGHWLGYGSIYIASAISVSVSILLYIFMMKRPART, encoded by the coding sequence ATGGATCACACAACAGGAGCAGCTCAACAACCACAGGGCACTGAAAAAATTTGGAGCAAGGACTTTGTGTTTATCTTCCTGGCGAATTTCTTCATCTTCCTGGGTTTCCAAATGACCTTGCCTACGATTCCGCTGTTTGTGGAGCACTTAGGCGGAAACGACCAATTAATTGGATTTGTCGTTGGGATTTTTACATTTTCGGCATTGCTTGTACGCCCTTTTGCAGGCCGGATGCTTGAAACGAAAGGAAGAGGGTTCATTTACCTGACAGGCTTGGCCGTTTTCGTGGTTTCTGTCGGTTCATTTGGATTTGCAACAGGCATTGCCTTTTTATTTTTAATGAGGATTATTCAGGGGGTTGGATGGGGTTTTTCCACGACAGCATCAGGTACGATTGCAACCGACTTAATCCCGCCGCGGCGCAGAGGAGAAGGTATGGGGTATTTCGGGCTTTCCGGGAACGTGGCGCTCGCGATGGGACCGACGCTGGGCCTTGCGCTTGCTGCGGCAATTACATTCAAGCAGTTATTTTTGATCAGTGCCTTCCTGGGCCTTGCTGCATTCCTGCTTGCATCACGGATTACCTATAAAAAAGCAGAGAAAACAGAAGAAACTACAGAGAAACGCAGATGGGACGTATATGAAAAATCCGCCTTGCAGCCGTCCCTGCTATTGTTGTTCATTACAACGACATTTGGAGGTATCGCCTCATTCCTGCCGCTTTACTCAGCGCAGAAGGGAATTGCAGGGATAGAATGGTATTTCTTTATTTTTGCAATGACCTTGATGCTTTCCCGGTCATTTGCGGGAAAACTCTATGATAAAAAAGGACATGGTGCCGTCTTCCTGCCCGGGACAGTTCTAATCATGATCGCCATGATTCTTTTAGCCTGGCTGCCGAACAGCCTGGTGATGTTCATCGCCGCCGGTCTGTACGGATTCGGCTTCGGTTCGGTCCAGCCGGCATTGCAGGCATGGGCCGTCCAGGATGCTCCGATGAACCGCAAAGGAATGGCGAATGCAACATTCTTCTCTTTTTTCGATTTGGGCGTCGGGGTCGGAGCGATGACTTTTGGCCAAATCGGTCACTGGCTTGGCTATGGAAGCATCTACATCGCTTCAGCCATCTCGGTTTCTGTTTCGATTCTGCTCTATATTTTTATGATGAAAAGGCCAGCAAGAACGTAG
- a CDS encoding DoxX family membrane protein, with the protein MFAKWLRENNIAAGLLTVIRVWLGYNWMTAGWGKLTGEGFDASGYLKNAVANPVKGPDGNMVYGWYVNFLESFAIPNVDLFNFIVPLGEFLIGLGLILGCLTTAAMFFGLVMNFSFFLAGTVSHNPTDIFFGFIILFSGFNAAKYGLDLWVVPFIRKTVFKREAETAHKAV; encoded by the coding sequence ATGTTCGCTAAATGGTTAAGAGAAAACAATATTGCTGCTGGCCTGTTGACTGTGATTAGGGTATGGCTCGGATATAACTGGATGACTGCCGGTTGGGGAAAATTGACTGGTGAAGGATTTGACGCTTCTGGATATTTGAAAAACGCTGTTGCGAACCCGGTAAAAGGTCCAGACGGAAACATGGTTTATGGATGGTATGTTAACTTCTTAGAAAGCTTTGCCATCCCGAATGTCGATCTTTTCAACTTCATCGTTCCGCTTGGAGAATTCCTGATTGGACTTGGACTTATCCTTGGATGCTTGACAACTGCTGCCATGTTCTTCGGACTAGTGATGAACTTCAGTTTCTTCCTTGCCGGAACAGTTTCTCATAACCCAACAGACATCTTCTTTGGCTTCATCATCCTGTTCTCTGGCTTCAATGCTGCCAAATACGGCTTGGACCTCTGGGTGGTTCCTTTCATCCGCAAGACTGTATTCAAAAGAGAAGCTGAAACTGCCCATAAAGCAGTTTAA
- a CDS encoding DoxX family protein, whose product MFADWLRGNKYAAGLLTVLRLWLGYNWMVAGWHKMTGEGFDATGYLKNAVANPVKGPDGNMVYGWYVSFLENFALPNIELFNFIVPVGEFLVGLGLILGCLTTAAMFFGLVMNFSFFLAGTVSHNPTDIFFGFIILFAGFNAGKYGLDYWVIPYIRKTIFKQKASIK is encoded by the coding sequence ATGTTTGCTGATTGGTTAAGAGGTAACAAGTATGCTGCTGGCCTGTTGACTGTTTTAAGATTATGGCTGGGTTACAACTGGATGGTTGCCGGATGGCATAAAATGACCGGGGAAGGATTTGACGCAACTGGATATCTGAAAAACGCTGTAGCGAATCCTGTTAAAGGTCCTGATGGCAATATGGTTTATGGCTGGTATGTCTCGTTTTTGGAAAACTTCGCTCTGCCAAACATTGAGCTTTTCAACTTTATCGTCCCGGTCGGTGAATTCCTCGTCGGTCTGGGCCTGATCCTTGGCTGCCTGACAACTGCTGCAATGTTCTTCGGCTTAGTCATGAACTTCAGCTTCTTTCTCGCCGGAACCGTCTCCCATAACCCAACAGATATCTTCTTCGGATTCATCATCCTCTTCGCTGGCTTTAACGCAGGAAAATATGGATTGGACTATTGGGTGATTCCATATATCCGAAAAACCATTTTCAAACAGAAAGCTAGCATAAAATGA
- a CDS encoding cupin domain-containing protein produces the protein MEKVNINEKFSLFNDHWSPKIAGEINDMHVKFAKLKGEFVWHKHEHEDEMFLVMKGKLLLKFRDQDVHLNEGEFMIVPKGVEHLPIAEEEAHVIFFEPKSTVNTGDELNERTVSDLETI, from the coding sequence ATGGAAAAAGTAAATATAAATGAAAAGTTCTCACTTTTTAATGATCATTGGAGTCCGAAAATCGCCGGGGAAATAAATGATATGCATGTAAAGTTCGCCAAGCTGAAGGGTGAGTTTGTTTGGCATAAGCATGAACATGAGGATGAGATGTTCCTTGTCATGAAAGGGAAGCTGCTGCTTAAGTTCAGGGATCAAGATGTTCACCTGAACGAAGGGGAATTCATGATTGTTCCTAAAGGAGTGGAGCATCTCCCTATTGCTGAAGAAGAAGCGCATGTTATCTTTTTTGAACCGAAATCAACTGTGAATACTGGTGACGAATTGAATGAAAGAACGGTATCCGATCTTGAGACAATATAA
- a CDS encoding DUF445 domain-containing protein, with product MEKSDKRSRHLAAISLAIMGVGFLAMIPFQDSLIGKLLMGGFEAGLVGGLADWFAVTALFRHPMGIPIPHTALLPKNRDKVTRALINMLENDWLTKESIMEKFKQIHILDKIFETVEKELHSESVKNSIQAFSLDVVKKIDVERFAPAIEQEIKGFLLSADSSEFLQKASSHILAKEYDSAAFDYVLQETEKWASQPEAKMVLGKLGKQAIDTTEADGLLKFAIQSFSNMITEEKVGNILQSFILKRMKNLQQDENRYRHMILDKIRKELGNLNEREALMSEIQTWKNKMVEEMDLTRQIKDVLVKAKDRGIAFIEKDSFVDDTVTPVVKKFIEEIKADDKKVTAIESWLHAKIAGLIERNHSKIGKLVRENLDKLDTETLIDMMENNVGKDLQWIRVNGAVCGFLIGIGLTIFKLLVM from the coding sequence ATGGAAAAAAGTGATAAGAGATCTAGACATCTAGCGGCAATTTCGCTGGCGATTATGGGTGTGGGGTTCCTCGCGATGATTCCGTTTCAGGATTCATTGATTGGAAAATTGCTGATGGGCGGGTTTGAAGCCGGTCTTGTCGGCGGTTTGGCTGACTGGTTTGCCGTAACGGCGCTCTTCAGGCACCCGATGGGAATCCCGATTCCCCACACCGCGCTTTTGCCGAAAAACCGTGATAAAGTAACGCGCGCATTAATCAACATGCTTGAAAATGATTGGCTCACGAAAGAGAGCATCATGGAAAAGTTCAAGCAGATTCATATTCTAGACAAAATTTTCGAAACGGTCGAAAAAGAGCTTCATTCAGAATCTGTGAAAAACAGCATCCAGGCATTCAGTCTTGATGTCGTAAAGAAAATAGATGTTGAACGATTTGCGCCGGCAATTGAACAGGAAATCAAAGGGTTCCTGCTTTCAGCGGATTCTTCCGAGTTTTTACAAAAAGCATCCAGCCATATACTTGCAAAAGAATATGATTCAGCTGCATTTGACTATGTCCTGCAAGAAACGGAAAAATGGGCGTCGCAGCCTGAAGCGAAAATGGTTCTTGGCAAGCTCGGAAAACAGGCAATTGATACGACCGAAGCTGACGGACTATTAAAGTTCGCGATTCAATCGTTCAGCAATATGATCACTGAGGAAAAGGTCGGCAATATTTTGCAATCATTCATTTTAAAAAGAATGAAAAACCTGCAGCAGGATGAAAATCGCTACCGCCATATGATCCTGGATAAGATCCGCAAAGAACTGGGGAATCTCAATGAGCGTGAAGCTCTGATGTCGGAAATCCAGACGTGGAAAAACAAGATGGTCGAAGAGATGGATTTAACTCGACAAATAAAAGATGTACTGGTTAAGGCGAAGGATCGTGGAATTGCTTTCATCGAAAAAGACAGCTTTGTGGATGATACGGTTACTCCAGTGGTGAAAAAATTCATTGAAGAAATCAAAGCAGACGATAAAAAGGTAACAGCAATCGAAAGCTGGCTCCATGCAAAGATCGCCGGTCTGATTGAAAGAAATCATTCCAAGATTGGAAAGCTTGTCAGGGAAAATCTCGATAAGCTGGATACCGAAACACTGATTGATATGATGGAAAACAATGTAGGAAAAGATCTGCAATGGATCAGGGTAAACGGCGCCGTCTGCGGCTTCCTGATTGGAATCGGTTTGACGATCTTTAAGCTCTTGGTCATGTAA
- a CDS encoding MetQ/NlpA family ABC transporter substrate-binding protein, with protein MKKLFFSVVLLLSIGLLAACGSDSASSGDAKADAKKVTFGATSGPYSDMVSKAIKPLLEKKGYEVKVVEFSDYIQPNLALSKGDLDANLFQHKVYMENFAKEHKLELSEVIVVPTAPMGIYSNEFNSLDEIAESAAIAIPNDPTNAARAFLILENAGLIKLDPNADPLTVSEKDVKDNVKNLQFKPIEAAQLPRAVESVDLSAVPGNFALAAKMDLLDALQLENMPDQYRNRVVINTKDKDAQFAKDIKEVVESPEFEEIIDEEFKGFGKPEWMK; from the coding sequence ATGAAAAAATTATTCTTTTCAGTAGTGTTGTTATTATCAATCGGGCTGCTTGCTGCATGCGGCAGCGACTCGGCTTCCAGCGGCGATGCGAAGGCAGACGCAAAAAAAGTGACATTCGGTGCGACATCCGGTCCATACAGTGACATGGTCTCAAAAGCTATCAAGCCGCTTCTTGAGAAAAAGGGCTATGAAGTGAAAGTGGTCGAATTCAGTGATTACATCCAGCCAAACCTGGCTTTGTCAAAAGGCGATCTGGACGCTAACTTGTTCCAGCACAAGGTCTATATGGAGAACTTCGCAAAAGAACACAAGCTTGAACTATCAGAAGTCATAGTCGTGCCAACTGCGCCAATGGGAATCTACTCCAATGAATTCAATTCACTGGATGAAATCGCAGAGAGTGCTGCCATCGCGATTCCAAATGACCCAACAAATGCAGCACGCGCTTTCTTGATCCTAGAAAATGCGGGATTAATCAAGCTAGACCCGAATGCAGACCCACTGACAGTATCTGAAAAAGATGTAAAAGACAATGTGAAAAACCTGCAGTTCAAGCCAATTGAAGCCGCACAGCTTCCTAGAGCAGTCGAAAGCGTCGATCTTTCAGCTGTACCAGGCAATTTCGCCCTGGCAGCAAAAATGGACCTGCTTGACGCACTTCAGCTTGAAAACATGCCAGACCAATACCGCAACCGTGTTGTCATCAATACAAAAGACAAGGATGCCCAATTTGCAAAGGACATCAAAGAAGTCGTAGAATCACCTGAGTTTGAGGAAATCATCGATGAAGAATTCAAAGGCTTTGGTAAGCCGGAGTGGATGAAATAG
- a CDS encoding methionine ABC transporter permease — translation MLLDSLIELLPELNKAFFETIYMVGISILVAIIVGLPTGVLLFVTDKGLFLENQLFKNIAGFIVNMIRSVPFIILLIALLPLANLIAGTTIGPTAASVSLSVAAIPFFARIVEQSFREIDKGVIEAAVATGATPWMIIKDVLIPEAKPGIVQGVTITIISLVAYSAMAGIVGGGGVGDLAIRFGYYRYDNTIMITTVIILICLVQLIQFGGDRIARVVDKR, via the coding sequence ATGCTGCTTGATAGCCTGATTGAACTGTTGCCGGAATTGAATAAAGCATTTTTTGAAACGATTTATATGGTCGGCATCTCCATCCTTGTCGCCATTATTGTTGGATTGCCAACAGGAGTGCTGCTGTTTGTCACCGACAAAGGTCTGTTCCTGGAGAACCAGCTTTTTAAAAATATTGCCGGCTTCATCGTCAATATGATCCGTTCGGTTCCGTTCATCATCTTATTGATCGCCTTGCTGCCGCTTGCGAATTTGATCGCTGGCACGACAATCGGCCCGACAGCGGCATCTGTTTCGTTATCGGTCGCCGCGATTCCATTTTTTGCGAGAATCGTAGAACAAAGCTTCCGGGAAATTGATAAAGGAGTCATTGAAGCTGCGGTTGCGACAGGTGCGACTCCATGGATGATCATCAAAGATGTCTTGATTCCCGAAGCAAAGCCTGGCATCGTCCAGGGTGTGACCATCACGATCATCAGCCTTGTTGCTTATTCGGCAATGGCGGGAATTGTCGGTGGAGGCGGAGTGGGTGACCTGGCGATTCGCTTCGGCTATTACCGTTACGACAATACGATCATGATCACAACAGTCATCATCCTTATCTGCCTCGTCCAGCTAATCCAGTTTGGCGGGGATAGGATTGCAAGAGTAGTAGACAAAAGATAA
- a CDS encoding methionine ABC transporter ATP-binding protein translates to MIEVKNLVKVYETKKGSVTGVDHVSLKVEKGEIYGIVGYSGAGKSSLIRCLNLLEKPTSGEIHIDGVELTSLSKSELRKARLKIGMIFQHFHLVSAKTVSENIAFALKAAGLPKAKINDRVTELLEMVGLSDKKDVYPAQLSGGQKQRVGIARALANNPSVLLCDEATSALDPSTTKSILSLLKKINSELGITIVLITHEMEVVKTICDRMAVMQDGKIIEEGDVYEVFANPKQSLTKDFVNSILQFDLPERLLEERQGKLIKIYFQGEIAEQGVISDVFQTYKVRGNILHGKIEYIQDIPLGIFIMEVSGDQLEIDRAIAYIAARTKNLEVMDDAA, encoded by the coding sequence ATGATTGAAGTGAAAAACCTGGTCAAGGTTTATGAAACGAAGAAAGGCTCGGTAACTGGTGTTGACCATGTTTCATTAAAAGTGGAAAAGGGTGAGATTTACGGAATTGTCGGATACAGCGGGGCTGGGAAGAGCTCTTTGATCCGCTGCCTGAACCTCCTTGAAAAGCCGACATCCGGTGAGATACATATTGACGGTGTAGAGCTTACTTCTTTAAGCAAAAGTGAACTGAGAAAAGCTCGCCTGAAAATCGGGATGATCTTTCAGCATTTCCATCTTGTCAGCGCTAAAACAGTCAGTGAAAACATCGCGTTCGCGTTAAAAGCTGCCGGGCTGCCAAAGGCGAAAATCAATGATAGAGTGACAGAGCTTCTTGAAATGGTCGGACTTTCGGATAAAAAGGATGTCTATCCTGCACAATTGTCAGGCGGGCAGAAGCAGCGGGTGGGCATCGCCAGGGCGCTTGCGAATAACCCTTCGGTGCTCTTATGTGATGAAGCTACTTCGGCTCTTGATCCAAGCACTACAAAATCGATTCTCTCCTTACTTAAAAAGATTAATAGTGAACTAGGGATCACGATCGTCCTCATCACCCATGAGATGGAAGTCGTCAAGACGATTTGCGACAGGATGGCTGTCATGCAAGATGGGAAAATCATTGAAGAAGGAGATGTGTATGAAGTCTTCGCGAATCCAAAACAGTCGCTCACAAAAGACTTCGTCAATTCCATCCTTCAATTCGATTTGCCGGAAAGATTGCTGGAGGAACGGCAAGGAAAGCTCATCAAAATCTATTTCCAGGGTGAGATTGCCGAGCAGGGAGTCATATCTGATGTTTTCCAGACGTATAAGGTTCGCGGCAATATCCTGCACGGGAAGATCGAGTATATTCAGGATATTCCATTGGGGATTTTCATTATGGAGGTTTCGGGAGATCAGCTGGAGATTGACCGGGCGATTGCCTACATAGCGGCAAGGACGAAAAACTTGGAGGTGATGGATGATGCTGCTTGA
- a CDS encoding chromate transporter produces MIYFHIFLAFFIPGILGYGGGPASIPLIENEVVDRYEWMTVSEFSEVLAMGNALPGPIATKMAGYIGYAEGGILGAIVGVFATVAPSLILMISLLGLLMKYKDSPRVKRLTIVVRPVIAVLLGVMTYDFFFSSYEGVGLTQTIMIGGISFLLMEKFKVHPAYVIAGALVYGALVLS; encoded by the coding sequence ATGATATATTTCCATATATTTTTAGCGTTTTTCATTCCCGGAATACTGGGATATGGCGGCGGTCCTGCCTCCATTCCGCTCATCGAAAATGAAGTTGTCGATCGTTATGAATGGATGACAGTCAGCGAATTCAGTGAAGTGCTAGCGATGGGCAATGCCCTGCCTGGCCCGATTGCAACCAAGATGGCTGGATACATCGGCTATGCAGAGGGTGGAATCCTTGGGGCAATCGTTGGGGTATTCGCCACAGTGGCACCATCCCTCATCTTAATGATCAGCTTGCTCGGATTGTTGATGAAGTATAAAGATTCCCCCCGTGTGAAAAGGCTGACGATCGTTGTCCGCCCTGTCATTGCCGTGCTATTAGGGGTCATGACCTATGATTTCTTTTTTTCATCGTACGAAGGAGTCGGCCTGACGCAAACGATCATGATTGGCGGAATCAGTTTTTTGCTGATGGAAAAATTTAAAGTACACCCCGCCTATGTCATCGCAGGTGCACTAGTATACGGAGCCCTTGTTTTATCGTAG
- a CDS encoding chromate transporter, with the protein MKQRDLFLAFFRVGILGYGGGPSSIPLVHKEVVEKYKWMDSDEFGDILALGNALPGPIATKMAGYIGYRVGGFVGMINALAATMIPAIILMILLLTGLNSYKDEPWVRGMAEAVVPVVAVMLAVLTWDFIKKSGKSKLGWGWTAIALIGSLLLLQFLNLHPAILIFVLLLGALLKKDPAPAESKQSGGEQQ; encoded by the coding sequence TTGAAACAGAGGGATTTATTCTTAGCGTTTTTTCGCGTCGGAATCCTGGGATATGGCGGTGGCCCGTCTTCGATTCCGCTTGTACATAAGGAAGTGGTAGAGAAATATAAATGGATGGATTCTGATGAATTCGGCGATATCCTCGCTTTAGGAAATGCGCTTCCGGGACCGATCGCCACAAAAATGGCTGGCTACATTGGCTATCGTGTAGGGGGATTTGTGGGGATGATCAATGCCCTGGCTGCCACAATGATTCCGGCGATTATCTTGATGATCCTCCTCCTGACCGGCTTGAACTCATATAAGGATGAGCCATGGGTGAGAGGGATGGCTGAGGCTGTTGTGCCAGTTGTTGCCGTCATGCTGGCTGTCCTGACATGGGACTTCATCAAGAAGTCAGGCAAATCAAAGCTTGGTTGGGGATGGACGGCCATAGCTCTTATTGGCAGTCTGCTTCTTCTTCAATTCCTGAATCTGCATCCGGCTATACTGATTTTTGTGTTGCTGCTCGGTGCCTTGCTGAAAAAAGATCCTGCTCCAGCAGAAAGTAAACAATCGGGAGGGGAGCAGCAATGA